One stretch of Pigmentiphaga aceris DNA includes these proteins:
- a CDS encoding phage tail assembly chaperone translates to MLLEIHAQTGVLADELASAPVPPEETAYLWRWFCEIAAGRQCGMAPNPLMHGEIDVWFRQRGIRPAEWELKALREVDGAWLVSLADDSGGKIGSAMGMGASD, encoded by the coding sequence GTGCTGTTGGAAATCCATGCGCAGACCGGCGTGCTGGCCGATGAATTGGCCAGCGCCCCTGTGCCGCCTGAAGAGACGGCGTATCTATGGCGCTGGTTCTGCGAGATTGCCGCCGGACGGCAGTGTGGGATGGCACCGAATCCGTTGATGCACGGGGAAATCGATGTGTGGTTTCGTCAGCGGGGGATCAGGCCTGCGGAGTGGGAGTTGAAGGCGCTGCGCGAGGTGGATGGCGCGTGGTTGGTGAGTTTGGCGGATGACTCGGGAGGGAAGATCGGGTCTGCAATGGGGATGGGGGCGAGCGACTAA
- a CDS encoding phage tail tube protein, with protein MANPVLLVQGTKLDISTAAVTDVNAVVAPAGFASLDITAKSVQYQGGSADEIDATVLASSAKEFRLGLRDAGTMTVSGHWVQADEAQVVIKAAAQDKQTRLIRVTFSDGSTFSALALVSQRSWDAQVSGVVSATFNFRLTGDTVEVAAPANGG; from the coding sequence ATGGCCAATCCCGTTCTGCTCGTTCAAGGCACCAAGCTCGATATCTCGACCGCCGCCGTCACCGACGTCAATGCCGTGGTAGCACCCGCCGGTTTCGCATCGCTCGACATCACCGCCAAATCGGTGCAATACCAAGGCGGCAGCGCCGACGAAATCGACGCAACTGTCCTGGCCTCCAGCGCCAAGGAATTCCGTCTGGGTCTGCGCGATGCCGGCACCATGACCGTGTCCGGCCACTGGGTCCAGGCTGACGAAGCGCAAGTCGTCATCAAAGCCGCTGCACAAGACAAGCAGACCCGCCTGATCCGCGTCACCTTCAGCGACGGCTCGACCTTCTCGGCCCTGGCCCTGGTCTCGCAACGCTCGTGGGACGCGCAGGTGTCCGGCGTCGTGTCCGCCACCTTCAACTTCCGCCTGACTGGCGACACCGTGGAAGTTGCGGCACCCGCCAACGGCGGCTGA